Proteins from one Blastocatellia bacterium genomic window:
- a CDS encoding isoprenylcysteine carboxylmethyltransferase family protein, protein MRSRGLSVRAVVGGLAIALFVALYGIELVHHGPPVTVRWVRQTFGTWGLILLNIVIVLAFLALLPYRRPTKHVWKSRGTFIAFVIALMTEMFGWPLVIFLLSPLVEIPVVAREYRRAFGAWHPEAVGTALSLLGLLLIAVGWRQIHRANGLVTTGLYRYMRHPQYTGILLFTLGWLVHWPSLVTLALWPFLVAAYVWLARQEEQQAVEEFGAAYLEYAARTKRFIPFLV, encoded by the coding sequence ATGCGTTCGCGAGGCCTTTCGGTGAGAGCCGTTGTCGGCGGATTGGCTATCGCATTGTTCGTCGCGCTCTATGGGATCGAGCTTGTCCATCATGGGCCGCCGGTCACGGTGCGGTGGGTTCGACAGACGTTCGGGACGTGGGGGCTCATCTTGCTCAACATCGTCATCGTGTTGGCATTCCTGGCGCTCCTGCCCTATCGGCGGCCGACCAAACACGTGTGGAAATCGCGCGGGACGTTCATCGCCTTCGTCATCGCGCTCATGACGGAGATGTTCGGCTGGCCCTTGGTCATCTTCCTGCTGTCGCCGCTTGTGGAGATTCCGGTCGTAGCGCGCGAATATCGGCGGGCGTTCGGCGCGTGGCATCCCGAGGCCGTGGGGACGGCCCTCAGTCTGCTCGGCCTGCTGCTGATCGCTGTCGGCTGGCGACAGATCCACCGCGCGAACGGGCTGGTGACGACGGGCCTTTATCGCTACATGCGGCATCCGCAGTATACGGGCATTTTGCTCTTCACGCTCGGATGGCTCGTGCACTGGCCCTCGTTGGTGACGCTTGCCCTTTGGCCGTTCTTGGTAGCGGCATACGTGTGGCTCGCGCGGCAGGAGGAGCAGCAGGCCGTGGAGGAGTTCGGCGCGGCCTATCTCGAATACGCTGCGCGCACGAAGCGCTTCATCCCCTTTCTCGTGTGA
- a CDS encoding DoxX family protein, whose amino-acid sequence MAYRSDLGLLLVRVSAGGMMAAFHGWGKVKSAYALLLHDQEWRFVQTVASLGFPFPMFFAMAAAIAEFFGGLLLAVGFLTRWAAGLIAITMLVAVYRHLTTDWRFELAALYLVIALLFLFGDPGRWALDTRLRLRWR is encoded by the coding sequence ATGGCCTATCGAAGCGATCTCGGGCTTCTTCTCGTTCGCGTCAGTGCAGGGGGCATGATGGCGGCCTTTCACGGTTGGGGGAAGGTGAAATCGGCCTACGCGCTGCTTCTTCATGACCAGGAGTGGCGCTTCGTGCAAACGGTCGCCAGCTTGGGCTTTCCGTTCCCGATGTTCTTCGCCATGGCGGCCGCCATCGCGGAATTCTTCGGTGGCCTCTTGCTCGCTGTTGGATTCTTGACCCGATGGGCAGCGGGCTTGATCGCGATCACGATGCTCGTAGCCGTCTATCGGCATCTGACGACGGATTGGCGGTTCGAGCTGGCAGCGCTCTATCTGGTGATCGCACTTCTTTTCCTCTTCGGCGATCCGGGCCGATGGGCGCTTGATACGCGCTTGCGGCTCCGATGGAGATGA
- a CDS encoding 1-acyl-sn-glycerol-3-phosphate acyltransferase: MRIERLKAFALVRPQREFRRTSRLRQLYLVLRSAFLWTVSILHFFPVCTFLVLLGMFVDPRKNDRPQRWFFRNVLRLAGVRFQVRYAPGFDPTRTSIFVCNHVNIFDAFVIYSAIPQFVRGLELETHFKIPAYGWMMKRFGNIPVPKDSNNPAAFRRLLRRAKQALDDGISLIIFAEGTRTRTGRVGPFQRGAFVLAQYTGYPIVPMSIVGSYEFHRTGSWMLYPSTITVYIHDTIETKGMRKEDIDALMERVHRIVAEPVERALAQREGTLEMSRASWSAAASRRH; encoded by the coding sequence GTGAGGATCGAACGACTGAAGGCATTCGCACTGGTGAGGCCGCAACGCGAGTTCCGGCGCACGAGCCGACTGCGCCAGCTCTATCTGGTGCTCCGTAGCGCGTTCCTCTGGACGGTGAGCATCCTGCATTTCTTCCCGGTGTGCACATTCCTCGTCCTGCTGGGGATGTTCGTAGACCCGCGCAAGAACGATCGCCCGCAGCGCTGGTTCTTCCGCAATGTCCTGCGGCTGGCCGGCGTCCGCTTCCAAGTTCGCTACGCGCCGGGATTCGATCCCACGCGCACGAGCATCTTCGTGTGCAATCATGTGAACATCTTCGATGCGTTCGTCATCTATTCGGCTATCCCGCAGTTCGTGCGGGGGCTGGAGCTGGAGACGCATTTCAAGATTCCGGCCTACGGGTGGATGATGAAGCGCTTCGGCAACATCCCGGTGCCGAAGGATTCGAATAATCCCGCGGCCTTTCGCCGTTTGCTGCGGCGCGCCAAGCAGGCGCTCGATGACGGCATCAGCTTGATCATCTTCGCCGAAGGGACGCGGACGCGCACCGGTCGCGTCGGCCCCTTTCAGCGCGGGGCATTCGTCCTGGCGCAGTACACGGGCTATCCCATCGTTCCCATGAGCATCGTCGGCTCCTATGAATTCCATCGGACGGGGAGCTGGATGCTCTATCCCTCGACGATCACCGTCTACATCCACGACACGATCGAGACCAAGGGGATGCGCAAGGAGGACATTGATGCGCTCATGGAGCGCGTGCATCGGATCGTCGCTGAGCCGGTCGAGCGCGCTCTCGCTCAACGCGAGGGCACGTTGGAGATGTCGAGGGCATCGTGGAGCGCCGCCGCCTCAAGGAGGCACTGA
- a CDS encoding AMP-binding protein: MMLDLERYQSLGEALRDALERWADYTCLIEADRERENCRLTYRQFKERALPLVSALQQHGFAPDERAAIIMTNQSKWLISAYAIFYAGGVLVPLDYKLSPREQIELLRHARASVLITEFPFWRSLRQEVGWRELPLRLVLVTEAPPEADLEDSRRWEEFRGDGDPQFIPRRRQDVACIVYSSGTGGRPKGCVLTHENYLEQCRSLTAIYPFSPEVRYLSILPTNHAIDFMVGFIGPFVCGATVVHLRTLRPEYIREAFVRYKITHMTVVPMILKNLERGLRERFASLPWPKRALLQALMRLNRWLTRRQPNVRLSRRLFPAVHRAFGGHLEMLIVGGAFTEPSTLQFFYDLGIPVANGYGLTEACTAVTVNDLKPFRADTVGKPLPGVEVKILDPDAEGIGEVAVRGKNVMSHYLDDPELTAETIVDGWLLTGDLGRIDETGHLQLVGRKKNMIVTEGGKNIYPEDVETFFEGLPVKEFCIFAANYLWPERRLGQEQLILVIHPSPGEELTEAVCQQIRERNRRLPEYKRVHGYLVWDRDFPRTASLKIKRTVLAEEIRQHRSRADVREL; this comes from the coding sequence ATGATGCTGGATTTGGAACGGTATCAGTCGCTCGGGGAAGCGCTTCGCGATGCCTTAGAGCGATGGGCCGACTATACCTGTCTGATCGAAGCTGATCGCGAGCGCGAGAATTGTCGGTTGACGTATCGGCAATTCAAGGAGCGCGCCCTGCCACTGGTGAGCGCCCTGCAACAACATGGGTTCGCGCCCGATGAGCGCGCGGCCATCATCATGACCAATCAGTCGAAGTGGCTGATCTCCGCCTATGCCATCTTCTATGCGGGCGGCGTGCTCGTCCCTCTCGATTACAAGCTGAGTCCGCGCGAACAGATCGAGCTGCTGCGGCATGCGCGCGCTTCGGTGCTCATTACGGAATTTCCGTTCTGGAGATCGCTGCGGCAAGAAGTCGGGTGGCGGGAGCTACCGTTGCGATTGGTCCTGGTGACGGAGGCACCGCCGGAGGCGGATTTGGAAGACTCGCGACGGTGGGAAGAGTTTCGCGGCGATGGCGATCCCCAATTCATCCCGCGCCGACGTCAGGATGTCGCGTGCATCGTCTATTCTTCGGGCACGGGCGGGCGTCCCAAAGGCTGCGTCCTCACCCATGAGAATTACCTCGAACAGTGCCGTTCGCTCACGGCCATTTATCCCTTCTCGCCCGAGGTCCGCTACTTGAGCATCTTGCCGACAAACCACGCTATTGATTTCATGGTGGGGTTCATCGGCCCCTTCGTCTGCGGCGCCACGGTCGTGCATTTGCGCACGCTTCGCCCGGAATACATCCGCGAGGCCTTCGTGCGCTACAAGATCACCCACATGACCGTCGTGCCGATGATCCTCAAGAACCTGGAGCGGGGGTTGCGGGAACGGTTCGCGAGCCTGCCTTGGCCCAAGCGCGCACTGCTGCAGGCGCTCATGCGATTGAATCGGTGGCTCACGCGCCGACAGCCGAACGTGCGGCTCAGCCGTCGTCTTTTCCCGGCCGTCCATCGCGCCTTCGGCGGGCATTTGGAGATGCTCATCGTCGGCGGCGCGTTCACCGAACCCTCCACGCTGCAGTTCTTCTACGATCTCGGGATTCCGGTCGCCAACGGCTATGGGCTCACGGAAGCGTGCACGGCGGTGACGGTGAATGATCTCAAGCCGTTTCGCGCCGACACGGTGGGCAAGCCATTGCCGGGCGTGGAGGTGAAGATCCTCGATCCCGACGCCGAGGGGATCGGCGAAGTCGCCGTTCGCGGTAAGAACGTGATGTCGCACTATCTGGATGATCCGGAGCTGACGGCCGAGACCATCGTGGACGGATGGTTACTCACTGGCGATCTCGGTCGCATAGATGAGACGGGCCATCTGCAACTGGTCGGGCGGAAGAAGAACATGATCGTGACCGAAGGGGGGAAGAACATCTACCCCGAGGACGTGGAGACCTTCTTCGAAGGCCTGCCCGTGAAGGAGTTCTGCATCTTCGCGGCCAATTATTTGTGGCCGGAGCGGCGGCTCGGTCAGGAACAGCTCATCCTCGTCATCCACCCATCGCCCGGGGAGGAGCTGACGGAGGCTGTGTGCCAGCAGATTCGCGAGCGCAATCGGCGGCTGCCCGAGTATAAGCGCGTGCACGGATACCTCGTCTGGGATCGTGATTTCCCGCGGACGGCATCGCTGAAGATCAAGCGGACGGTTTTGGCCGAGGAGATTCGCCAGCACCGGAGCCGCGCTGACGTTCGGGAACTATGA
- a CDS encoding acyl carrier protein: MRTLEQTIEELLDLAASYFRLPREQLSPDDDLFEKLRIDSLQALELLGRLEQHFQIELPDYELQGVTSFRALAERIHARL; the protein is encoded by the coding sequence ATGCGCACGTTGGAACAGACGATCGAAGAGCTGCTCGATCTGGCAGCGAGCTATTTTCGCCTGCCGCGGGAGCAGCTCTCGCCAGATGATGATCTCTTCGAGAAGCTGCGGATTGATAGCCTGCAGGCCCTGGAGCTGCTCGGACGCTTGGAGCAGCATTTTCAGATCGAGCTGCCGGATTACGAGCTGCAAGGCGTGACGAGCTTCCGGGCTTTGGCCGAACGAATTCACGCGAGGTTATGA
- a CDS encoding (2Fe-2S)-binding protein, which yields MSGGDGRLFEAFLARHDEDAWWRIVKQLERHIHEVDRVATRIWFHFFPLSLAQALREAEDPKALARELFLEGTYRLADQIDSSHRFLYGHRYWPEVKRAVLEYAQSPRALQTLDLTEHIRAVAAQVAEWRRVEPSLVVGITAVAFMTLQQVGWTAFEAASGTIALDPRIAARTPEEVLARRARDDRQSIFYWWKYPDKVWTITFDENDPEATFRLINRQHLTTAAAQDKRPHHLRDPRCVPNEGPIPVQCRSGSCGSCWVGVLGGAEKLSEMEEYERRRLWEFGYLETDEPKPIIRLACQARAFGAVSIVIPPWNGVIGRFLRRWRQQRSMELTGTP from the coding sequence ATGAGCGGAGGTGATGGACGACTCTTCGAGGCCTTCTTGGCTCGGCACGATGAGGACGCGTGGTGGCGCATCGTGAAGCAGCTCGAACGGCATATTCACGAAGTAGACCGAGTGGCCACGCGCATTTGGTTCCACTTCTTCCCGCTCTCGCTGGCGCAGGCATTACGAGAGGCGGAGGATCCGAAGGCATTGGCGCGCGAGCTATTCCTCGAGGGGACGTATCGGCTCGCGGACCAGATTGATTCCTCGCACCGGTTCCTGTACGGCCACCGCTATTGGCCGGAGGTGAAGCGCGCTGTCCTCGAGTACGCGCAATCGCCGCGCGCGTTGCAAACGTTGGACCTGACCGAGCACATTCGCGCGGTCGCGGCTCAAGTGGCCGAATGGAGGCGCGTCGAGCCTTCGCTCGTCGTCGGGATCACAGCCGTCGCCTTCATGACGTTGCAGCAAGTGGGATGGACGGCCTTCGAGGCCGCCTCGGGCACGATCGCCCTTGATCCTCGGATCGCTGCGCGCACGCCCGAGGAAGTGCTCGCTCGCCGAGCGCGCGATGATCGGCAGAGCATCTTCTACTGGTGGAAATATCCGGACAAGGTGTGGACGATCACTTTCGACGAGAATGATCCCGAGGCGACGTTCCGATTGATCAATCGCCAGCACCTGACGACGGCGGCGGCTCAGGACAAGCGCCCGCATCACCTTCGCGATCCGCGGTGCGTGCCCAATGAAGGGCCGATCCCCGTTCAGTGTCGGTCTGGATCATGCGGATCGTGTTGGGTGGGCGTGCTCGGAGGGGCGGAGAAGCTCTCGGAGATGGAGGAGTACGAGCGACGTCGGCTGTGGGAGTTCGGATACCTTGAAACCGACGAACCGAAACCCATCATTCGTCTGGCCTGTCAGGCGCGCGCCTTCGGCGCCGTCTCGATCGTGATCCCGCCGTGGAACGGCGTCATCGGACGCTTCCTGCGAAGGTGGCGGCAGCAGCGTTCGATGGAACTGACCGGGACACCCTGA
- a CDS encoding SDR family oxidoreductase, with protein MSDGCRPHNPNVPVRWIFWRVEGSLLNLSAVRPIAFFTWNAQSFAERWMRRMSLALSALIRPVLYLTDRVLATRLLHALLRGISRDRLDLLGEEYFHYVLKPRLNPEAVARLQHLVARGEPVVLVSQALDHVLRPLAQHLGVPYILSNRLEFREGLATGRLLDPVIRPRGALARVRGLSADGRRSLEQLARDLDLPPDVLWSAITRASRERSLPSVSSRLVLFRKPKPIERLSVREALAGKHILLIGGTGFIGKVWLAKVLKDLPEIGRIYLLIRPHRSTSAERRFETLVAGSPVFEPLRERYGEEWRRYLSERVEVIAGDITQPNLGIDPETRARLHKTLDLVVNSSGLTDFNPDLRDALAINVEGTLHVLDFVRQCERAALLHLSTCYVVGYRDGYIPEVPIPNYTPRGAPDFDTERERQALHALVREICARAESAEVTEELRRQAWEKAREAHDTSSAGLETRLRRYRLRWMRNQFVEAGMRRAQEWGWPNTYTFTKSLGESLLFTRGADLPIAVVRPSIVESSIAEPFRGWNEGVNTSAPISYLLGTYFRQLPSNQWKRLDVIPVDLVARGMVLIAAALCLRRHERVYHLATSMRNPCPMRRSIELTGLAHRKFYRAQKELEYRLRALFDPIPVSKERYERLSVPSQKALIQALQRFSAPLPFVYPSLVRKERDLDRVEKLIELYEPFILHNEHIFEATHIEWLHAALVPEERETFGYDVTNIDWWEYWINIHIPALRRWSYPLIEGRPIEEPLQRVSDALTPSSMGAAARSSGD; from the coding sequence ATGTCTGATGGGTGCCGACCGCACAATCCGAACGTTCCGGTCCGGTGGATCTTCTGGCGCGTGGAGGGGAGTCTATTGAACCTGAGCGCCGTGCGCCCCATCGCGTTCTTCACATGGAACGCGCAGAGCTTCGCCGAACGATGGATGCGGCGCATGAGCTTGGCGCTCTCGGCGTTGATCCGTCCCGTCCTCTACTTAACCGATCGCGTCCTCGCCACGCGCTTGTTGCATGCCCTCTTGCGGGGCATCAGTCGGGATCGCCTCGACCTCTTGGGGGAGGAGTACTTCCATTACGTCCTCAAGCCGCGCTTGAATCCAGAAGCGGTCGCGCGCCTGCAGCACCTCGTCGCCCGAGGGGAACCGGTCGTCCTCGTGAGCCAAGCATTGGATCACGTCCTGCGTCCTCTGGCGCAGCATCTCGGCGTCCCGTATATTCTCTCCAATCGGCTCGAGTTCCGAGAGGGACTGGCGACGGGGCGACTGCTCGATCCGGTGATCCGTCCGCGCGGCGCTCTGGCGCGCGTGCGAGGCCTCTCAGCCGATGGTCGTCGCTCATTGGAACAGTTGGCGCGCGATCTCGATCTTCCGCCTGATGTCCTTTGGAGTGCGATCACACGTGCTAGCCGAGAGCGGAGTCTCCCTTCGGTCTCTTCTCGCTTAGTGCTCTTCCGAAAACCGAAGCCGATCGAGCGCCTCTCCGTGCGGGAGGCGCTCGCGGGCAAACACATCTTGCTCATTGGCGGCACGGGATTCATCGGGAAAGTGTGGCTGGCCAAGGTCCTGAAGGACCTGCCCGAGATCGGGCGCATTTATCTGCTGATCCGCCCGCATCGCTCGACTTCAGCCGAACGCCGTTTCGAGACGCTCGTGGCCGGATCCCCGGTCTTCGAGCCGCTGCGCGAGCGTTATGGGGAAGAGTGGAGGCGATACCTGAGCGAGCGGGTCGAAGTCATCGCGGGAGACATCACCCAACCCAATCTGGGCATTGATCCGGAGACGCGCGCGCGCTTGCATAAGACGCTCGATCTTGTGGTCAACAGTTCGGGATTGACCGATTTCAATCCCGATCTCCGCGATGCGCTGGCCATCAACGTCGAGGGGACGCTGCATGTGCTCGACTTCGTGCGGCAGTGCGAGCGGGCGGCGCTCTTGCATCTCTCGACCTGCTATGTCGTCGGGTATCGAGATGGCTACATTCCGGAGGTTCCCATCCCGAACTATACACCTCGCGGAGCACCTGATTTCGACACCGAGCGCGAGCGCCAAGCGCTGCACGCGCTTGTGCGCGAGATCTGCGCGCGCGCCGAGAGTGCGGAGGTCACTGAAGAGCTACGCCGACAAGCATGGGAGAAAGCTCGCGAGGCGCACGACACCAGCTCCGCTGGGTTGGAGACGCGGTTGCGCCGGTATCGGCTGCGTTGGATGCGCAACCAGTTCGTGGAAGCTGGAATGCGTCGGGCGCAGGAATGGGGATGGCCAAACACCTATACGTTCACCAAGAGTTTGGGCGAATCGCTGCTCTTCACTCGCGGGGCGGACTTGCCCATCGCCGTGGTGCGCCCCTCCATTGTGGAAAGCTCCATCGCGGAGCCGTTCCGAGGATGGAACGAGGGGGTGAACACGTCAGCGCCGATCTCCTACTTGCTGGGGACTTACTTCCGGCAGCTTCCCTCGAATCAATGGAAGCGCTTGGACGTCATCCCGGTGGATCTTGTCGCGCGGGGCATGGTACTCATCGCGGCAGCGCTCTGTCTGCGTCGCCATGAGCGCGTGTACCATCTGGCGACCTCCATGCGCAACCCTTGTCCCATGCGTCGCTCGATCGAGCTGACGGGACTCGCCCATCGCAAGTTCTACCGCGCTCAAAAGGAGCTGGAATATCGGCTGCGCGCCCTCTTCGATCCGATCCCCGTCTCCAAAGAGCGATACGAACGGCTCTCAGTGCCGAGTCAGAAAGCACTCATCCAAGCACTGCAGCGATTCAGCGCGCCATTGCCCTTCGTCTATCCATCGCTCGTGCGAAAGGAGCGCGATCTGGATCGCGTGGAGAAACTCATCGAGCTGTACGAGCCCTTCATCCTCCACAACGAACATATCTTCGAGGCGACGCACATCGAGTGGCTGCACGCGGCGCTCGTGCCCGAAGAGCGCGAGACCTTTGGCTACGACGTCACGAACATTGATTGGTGGGAGTATTGGATCAACATCCATATCCCGGCCCTTCGCCGATGGTCATATCCGCTGATCGAGGGACGTCCGATTGAAGAACCGCTGCAGCGCGTCTCGGACGCCCTGACGCCTTCGAGCATGGGAGCGGCGGCGAGGTCGTCGGGAGATTGA
- a CDS encoding SDR family oxidoreductase: MAITLTGATGYIGAHVAVLLLERHADSLNVLVRAKGPEEAARRLWQAFQLHVDFPTFYEYLQTRLTLYVGDLTEPRFGLSEAEYRRLVHTTDSIIHCAASLNRRSERSCLNVNLRGTLEVLKLALAARDHHGLRRFSHVSTVAVAGHRKDEVVREDEAIDWNRSDYDPYARTKKFCEHMIRELLPDVPRTIFRPSIVLGDSRYGATTQFDMVRAFVFLANLPVLPFHPDARLDIVPVDFVAESIVALHQKERPRYDTYHLSAGVGSQTFRQLTDALARARKTPRPLYLPWLERPFTATVSWLAERRRTTIGYVASLLKVFMPYLVWNTVFDNTRVVEELGRTPPPFSEYCYPLYVFSTTHRFTYPYQAWPEDVGALPSRALASHLRESERAR; encoded by the coding sequence ATGGCCATCACGCTCACGGGAGCAACGGGGTACATCGGAGCTCACGTGGCGGTACTGCTGCTGGAGCGCCACGCGGACTCTCTGAACGTGCTCGTGCGCGCGAAAGGGCCGGAGGAGGCTGCTCGCCGCCTCTGGCAAGCGTTCCAGTTGCACGTGGATTTCCCGACTTTCTACGAATATCTGCAAACGCGCCTGACGCTCTACGTGGGCGATCTGACGGAGCCGCGCTTCGGGCTCTCGGAAGCCGAGTACCGACGGCTCGTGCACACGACGGATTCGATCATCCACTGCGCGGCGTCCCTCAACCGACGGTCCGAACGGAGCTGCTTGAACGTCAATCTCCGCGGCACGCTCGAAGTCCTCAAGCTCGCCCTGGCGGCTCGCGATCATCACGGCCTGCGTCGCTTCAGTCATGTGAGCACGGTGGCCGTCGCCGGTCACCGGAAGGATGAGGTCGTGCGCGAGGATGAAGCCATTGATTGGAATCGCTCGGATTACGATCCCTATGCGCGGACGAAGAAGTTCTGCGAGCATATGATCCGAGAGTTGCTGCCGGATGTCCCGCGCACGATCTTTCGCCCGAGCATCGTGCTCGGCGACAGCCGCTACGGCGCGACGACGCAATTCGACATGGTGCGCGCGTTCGTCTTCTTGGCGAATCTGCCCGTGCTGCCATTTCACCCAGACGCTCGTCTGGATATCGTCCCCGTGGACTTCGTCGCCGAATCCATCGTCGCGCTTCATCAGAAAGAGCGACCGCGATACGACACCTACCATCTCTCGGCCGGCGTGGGATCACAAACCTTCCGCCAACTGACCGATGCCTTGGCGCGGGCTCGGAAGACCCCTCGTCCTCTGTACCTGCCCTGGTTGGAGCGCCCGTTCACGGCGACGGTGAGCTGGCTCGCCGAACGCCGCCGAACGACGATCGGCTACGTGGCGTCATTGCTCAAGGTCTTCATGCCGTATCTGGTGTGGAATACGGTCTTCGACAACACGCGCGTGGTGGAGGAACTCGGACGCACGCCTCCGCCGTTCTCCGAATATTGTTACCCCCTCTACGTCTTCAGCACGACGCATCGCTTCACCTATCCCTATCAAGCATGGCCGGAGGACGTCGGGGCACTCCCGTCGCGCGCTCTAGCTTCACATCTCCGCGAATCGGAGAGAGCGAGATGA
- a CDS encoding polysaccharide pyruvyl transferase family protein has protein sequence MMDVILELWVGATIEWFKLQWILGFGDRWRPGEKLKLLFAGYNGARNTGADVRVEEMVRQIRHILGDEHVHLSVMTQNFELTRGYFRGAQQIKLPDVFPPMLAREVPKYDGVIACEGSMFKSKFANALTTMMVGALGIASARNRLSIGYGAEAGEMDPFLARLVSRYCRHSLIITRNEESRVILNRLGIPTELGTDTAWTFEPLGPEYGRAVLREAGWDERRPVLIVCPINPYWWPVRPSLWKYAWHALTGAYRESHYRTIYFHRWGPDVVARYERYLTALAHAIRAFQERSGVFPVLVAMEMLDRDACRRLSERLGGVPIFASDRYDMYQLVSILRCGHFMVSSRYHGIVCSMPAGVVSAGVTMDERIRNLMHERGHAHLLLEVDDPDLGEKLLQVLMTLQEEQEAIREDIGRTVVRNLKLMARMGVHFEEYLHRCYPEFPIRRGILSWEEYLPPLSPTLRRLLEAYDVEESTTTGESSSRA, from the coding sequence ATGATGGACGTGATCCTCGAGCTTTGGGTGGGGGCGACGATCGAATGGTTCAAGCTCCAATGGATCCTCGGCTTCGGCGACCGATGGCGGCCGGGGGAGAAGTTGAAACTCCTCTTCGCCGGATACAATGGGGCGCGCAATACGGGAGCCGATGTGCGCGTCGAAGAGATGGTGCGACAGATCCGACACATTCTCGGAGATGAGCACGTGCACCTGAGCGTCATGACGCAGAATTTCGAGCTGACGCGCGGATATTTCCGCGGGGCGCAGCAGATCAAGCTCCCCGATGTCTTTCCCCCGATGCTCGCGCGCGAAGTCCCCAAATACGACGGCGTCATCGCCTGCGAGGGCTCCATGTTCAAGAGCAAATTCGCCAACGCCCTCACGACGATGATGGTCGGCGCGCTCGGCATCGCCTCGGCTCGTAATCGTCTCTCGATCGGCTACGGCGCGGAAGCGGGCGAGATGGACCCGTTTCTCGCGCGTTTGGTCAGCCGCTATTGCCGCCATTCGCTCATCATCACTCGAAACGAGGAATCGCGCGTCATCTTGAATCGGCTGGGGATCCCGACCGAACTCGGCACGGATACGGCCTGGACGTTCGAGCCGCTCGGTCCGGAATACGGACGCGCCGTCCTGCGCGAAGCCGGATGGGATGAGCGCCGTCCCGTTCTCATCGTCTGTCCGATCAATCCCTACTGGTGGCCTGTACGGCCTTCGCTCTGGAAATATGCGTGGCATGCCCTCACGGGCGCGTATCGCGAGAGTCATTACCGCACGATCTACTTCCACCGATGGGGACCGGATGTCGTCGCCCGCTATGAGCGCTATCTGACGGCTTTGGCACACGCCATTCGCGCATTCCAAGAGCGCAGCGGGGTCTTCCCCGTCTTAGTCGCTATGGAGATGCTCGACCGCGACGCCTGCCGTCGCCTTTCCGAACGCTTGGGTGGCGTCCCCATCTTCGCCTCCGATCGGTACGACATGTATCAGTTGGTGAGCATCCTGCGATGCGGGCATTTCATGGTCTCCTCGCGCTATCACGGCATCGTATGCAGCATGCCGGCCGGCGTCGTCTCGGCCGGCGTCACCATGGATGAGCGAATTCGCAATCTCATGCACGAGCGCGGCCATGCGCACCTTCTCCTTGAGGTGGACGATCCGGATCTGGGGGAGAAGCTGCTGCAAGTCCTCATGACGTTGCAAGAAGAACAGGAGGCCATCCGCGAGGACATCGGGCGAACGGTGGTTCGGAACCTCAAGCTCATGGCTCGCATGGGCGTCCACTTCGAGGAATATCTGCACCGCTGTTATCCGGAATTCCCCATCCGCCGGGGGATCCTCTCGTGGGAGGAGTATCTCCCCCCGCTCAGTCCCACGCTGCGCCGATTGCTTGAAGCCTATGATGTCGAGGAATCCACGACGACTGGAGAATCTTCATCCCGCGCGTGA